One window of the Peptacetobacter hiranonis genome contains the following:
- the cas2 gene encoding CRISPR-associated endonuclease Cas2 translates to MKNKNYNYAFLFYDVGEKRVRKVFKICKKYLVHYQNSVFRGDITPSKIISLKSELKKVVNEDDFICIIKMMNDSCFEEDVIGEKRYKDDELIL, encoded by the coding sequence ATGAAGAATAAAAACTATAATTATGCATTCTTATTTTATGATGTAGGTGAGAAAAGAGTTCGGAAGGTATTTAAGATTTGTAAAAAGTATCTAGTACATTATCAGAATTCCGTATTTAGAGGGGATATAACACCTTCAAAGATTATTAGTTTAAAATCTGAATTAAAAAAAGTTGTAAATGAAGATGATTTTATATGTATTATAAAAATGATGAATGATTCTTGTTTTGAAGAGGATGTTATAGGCGAAAAAAGATATAAGGATGATGAGTTGATTCTATAA
- the cas1b gene encoding type I-B CRISPR-associated endonuclease Cas1b, with product MGSTKYITSMGELTRKDNSICFRKNSKNVYIPIENTKEIYILNEVSINTKLLDYLSRNNIIVHFFNYYEGYSGTFYPKEKYRSGKLLLKQVEKFNSSRIEVAKAIVLGIGENISELLQHYYKHGKKEVKEVIDWIKKELPGKVSEAATVPEVMAYEGELWYRFYASFKYFVNEEFIMNKRVKRPPDNPMNAMISFGNSLLYSKVISVIYQTHLDQRISFLHEPSEGRFSLSLDLSEVFKPIIVFKTIFNLVNNKRIKVEKHFEKSVNYCVLNEEGREIFIKEFESRMEAVFKHDRLKRKISYKTAIKLDCYKLIKYILEDKEFVPFSAKEGV from the coding sequence ATGGGAAGTACAAAGTACATAACATCAATGGGCGAACTTACAAGAAAAGATAATTCTATATGCTTTAGAAAAAATAGTAAAAATGTATATATACCAATAGAAAATACAAAAGAAATTTATATTCTAAATGAAGTTTCTATAAATACAAAACTATTAGACTATCTTTCAAGAAATAATATAATAGTACATTTTTTCAATTATTATGAGGGGTATAGTGGAACTTTTTATCCTAAAGAAAAATATAGAAGTGGAAAACTTCTTTTAAAACAGGTTGAAAAGTTTAATTCTTCTAGAATAGAAGTTGCAAAAGCTATTGTATTAGGGATTGGAGAAAATATTTCTGAACTACTGCAGCATTATTATAAGCACGGAAAGAAGGAAGTGAAAGAAGTTATTGATTGGATAAAAAAAGAACTTCCAGGTAAAGTAAGTGAAGCTGCGACAGTTCCAGAAGTAATGGCTTATGAGGGTGAACTTTGGTATAGATTTTATGCTTCTTTCAAATATTTTGTTAATGAAGAATTTATAATGAATAAAAGAGTAAAAAGACCACCAGATAATCCTATGAATGCTATGATTTCTTTTGGAAATTCTTTATTGTATTCGAAAGTTATTTCTGTAATTTATCAAACACATTTAGATCAAAGAATTAGCTTTTTACACGAGCCATCAGAAGGTAGATTTTCTCTAAGCTTAGATTTGAGTGAAGTTTTTAAACCGATAATAGTTTTTAAAACTATATTTAATTTAGTAAATAATAAAAGGATAAAAGTAGAAAAACATTTTGAAAAGAGTGTAAATTACTGTGTTTTGAATGAAGAAGGAAGAGAAATATTTATAAAAGAATTTGAGAGTAGAATGGAGGCAGTTTTTAAACATGATCGATTAAAAAGAAAGATTAGCTACAAGACTGCTATAAAATTGGATTGTTACAAATTAATAAAATACATTCTTGAAGATAAGGAATTTGTTCCTTTTTCAGCTAAAGAAGGTGTTTAG
- the cas4 gene encoding CRISPR-associated protein Cas4 — MINGTLINYYFHCKRQCYLHGNKINLEDNSEEVKIGRAIHEEKLDSGNVELAIDNIKIDKITRDYLVEVKKSDADLEAAKWQTLYYLKVLKEKGIVKKGKIEFCEKNKSDKKTMIVELNEENERELDEYILKIEKLLEGDEVPKVEKKPKCKKCAYYYYCYI, encoded by the coding sequence ATGATAAATGGAACATTGATAAACTACTATTTTCATTGTAAAAGACAATGTTATCTACATGGAAATAAAATAAATTTAGAAGATAATAGTGAAGAAGTAAAAATAGGAAGAGCAATACATGAAGAAAAATTGGATTCGGGAAATGTTGAGTTGGCTATAGATAATATAAAGATAGATAAAATAACTAGAGATTACTTAGTTGAAGTTAAAAAATCTGATGCAGATCTAGAAGCAGCAAAATGGCAGACACTATATTATCTAAAAGTACTAAAAGAAAAGGGTATTGTTAAAAAGGGAAAGATAGAGTTTTGTGAGAAAAATAAATCTGATAAAAAGACAATGATTGTTGAATTAAATGAAGAAAATGAAAGAGAATTGGATGAATATATTTTGAAGATAGAAAAACTTTTAGAAGGTGACGAAGTTCCAAAAGTAGAGAAGAAACCAAAATGTAAGAAGTGTGCATATTATTACTACTGCTATATTTAA
- a CDS encoding CRISPR-associated helicase/endonuclease Cas3: MDIYAHRKGNKEKELLSEHQDLCLDYFKRIDKEKGILDKVEKCVLKYLERNLTKDEMQIFKDAFVDAIWHHDEGKRNPVFQREKMKNNNIMKEKELDKISEDIGEGSKHSLISALIYIKKYFYKIREFEFEDEELEKDFKLFIFINAYIISKHHGNLDEFYKFIGVDGKSSRLKEITGAIRGNYEILKPILEDGLSEEELCKGLNYKNAMSNTRSRIDEKDNKESSIAIYIYAKLLYSSLVSCDYYSTSQYMSDSKMNSFGSTEDPAGYDKIFEETELTKIIRKYEKDSYGKRDDFSDEKNINVMRSEMFLDAERKYIENKDKRVYLLEAPTGSGKSNAAVNLSLKMMKEGFKKLYYVYPFNNLVEQNRESLDKIFKNTALENDIAVVNSLEEIVVNETKDEDICNKYQRALLDRQFLNYPFILTTHVSLFDTLFGDTAASCFGFIQLIDSVIVFDEIQSYKSTIWEEIIQFLYTFSEILNMKIIIMSATLPDLTKLIGEKGYSVELIDDREKYFSHKLFKNRVEVSYELLSEEIEKDDLDKVLFEHISDNLKKYDKIMIEFIKKQSAMDFYNMFIEENEIDGLNIALMTGDDNIHERKKIINEVKAESGKILLIATQVVEAGVDIDMDIGYKDTSKIDSEEQFMGRINRSAKKNNSIVYFFNKDKADDIYRNDIAVKYNLTIEKNEEMRKALMNKEFSKYYSEIIKFIREKNKNLYEGTNKFFKNSVGKLNFNDVKNRMKLIDYSKKRQRIFLNRTIPNDNGNMLVGKDVWNDYKKLLLGYEYYNEEGEKVSKELDYAQWKVELSRINKKMNYFIYEINDVNGNEYNDSIGDILYFEDGEDYIKNDKLDREKFSNEQLFY, from the coding sequence ATGGATATTTATGCTCATAGAAAAGGAAATAAGGAAAAAGAATTATTAAGTGAACATCAAGATTTATGTTTAGACTATTTTAAAAGAATAGACAAAGAAAAGGGAATTTTAGATAAGGTAGAAAAGTGTGTATTAAAATATCTTGAGCGAAATCTTACAAAAGATGAAATGCAAATATTTAAAGATGCTTTTGTAGATGCTATATGGCATCATGATGAAGGAAAGAGAAATCCAGTATTTCAAAGGGAAAAAATGAAAAATAATAATATTATGAAAGAAAAAGAATTGGATAAAATAAGTGAAGATATTGGCGAGGGAAGTAAGCATTCTCTTATATCAGCTCTTATATACATAAAGAAGTACTTCTACAAAATAAGAGAATTTGAATTTGAAGATGAAGAGCTCGAAAAAGATTTTAAATTATTTATATTTATAAACGCATATATAATATCTAAACATCATGGTAACCTGGATGAGTTTTATAAATTTATAGGTGTTGATGGAAAATCTAGTAGATTAAAAGAAATAACAGGTGCTATAAGAGGAAATTATGAAATTTTAAAACCTATACTTGAAGATGGTTTATCTGAAGAAGAACTTTGTAAAGGATTAAACTATAAAAATGCTATGAGTAACACTAGAAGTAGAATTGATGAAAAAGATAATAAAGAATCCTCAATAGCGATATACATATATGCTAAACTTCTTTATTCATCATTAGTATCTTGTGATTATTATTCAACATCTCAATATATGTCTGACTCTAAAATGAATAGTTTCGGTTCTACAGAGGATCCAGCTGGCTACGATAAAATATTTGAAGAAACAGAACTTACAAAAATAATAAGAAAATATGAAAAAGATAGCTATGGAAAAAGAGATGACTTCTCTGATGAAAAAAACATAAATGTAATGAGAAGTGAAATGTTCTTAGATGCAGAAAGAAAGTATATAGAAAATAAAGATAAAAGAGTTTACTTGCTAGAAGCTCCAACAGGGAGTGGAAAAAGTAATGCAGCTGTAAATCTTAGTTTAAAAATGATGAAGGAAGGATTTAAAAAATTATATTACGTATATCCATTCAACAATCTAGTTGAACAGAATAGAGAAAGTTTGGATAAAATATTCAAAAATACAGCGTTAGAAAATGATATAGCTGTAGTAAATTCACTTGAAGAAATTGTTGTTAATGAAACTAAAGATGAGGATATATGCAACAAATACCAGAGAGCACTATTAGATAGACAGTTTTTAAATTATCCATTTATATTAACAACGCATGTAAGTTTATTTGATACCTTGTTTGGAGATACTGCAGCTTCGTGTTTTGGATTTATACAGTTAATAGACAGTGTAATAGTATTTGATGAAATCCAAAGTTATAAAAGTACAATATGGGAAGAAATAATTCAATTTTTATATACTTTCTCAGAAATTTTAAATATGAAGATAATAATTATGTCGGCAACTCTACCAGATTTAACCAAATTAATAGGAGAAAAAGGATATTCAGTTGAATTAATAGACGATAGAGAAAAATATTTTTCTCATAAGTTATTTAAAAATAGAGTAGAAGTTTCTTATGAATTATTAAGTGAAGAAATTGAAAAAGACGATTTAGACAAAGTTTTATTTGAACATATAAGTGATAATTTAAAAAAATATGACAAAATAATGATTGAATTTATCAAGAAACAAAGCGCAATGGATTTCTATAATATGTTTATTGAAGAAAATGAGATAGATGGCTTAAACATAGCTCTTATGACTGGTGATGATAATATTCATGAAAGAAAGAAGATTATCAATGAGGTAAAAGCTGAATCGGGAAAAATACTACTAATAGCTACACAAGTTGTCGAGGCTGGTGTAGATATAGATATGGATATCGGATATAAGGATACATCTAAAATAGATAGCGAAGAGCAGTTTATGGGAAGAATAAATAGATCTGCCAAAAAAAATAATTCAATAGTATATTTCTTTAATAAGGATAAGGCAGATGATATTTATAGAAATGATATCGCAGTAAAATATAATTTAACCATAGAGAAAAATGAAGAGATGAGAAAAGCTCTTATGAATAAAGAGTTTAGTAAATATTACTCAGAAATAATTAAGTTTATAAGAGAAAAAAACAAAAATTTATATGAAGGAACAAATAAATTTTTTAAGAATTCTGTTGGAAAATTAAATTTCAATGATGTAAAAAATAGAATGAAACTTATAGATTATAGTAAAAAACGTCAAAGAATTTTCTTAAATAGAACTATACCAAATGATAATGGAAATATGTTGGTTGGTAAAGACGTATGGAATGATTATAAAAAACTTCTCTTAGGTTATGAATATTACAATGAAGAAGGAGAAAAAGTTTCAAAAGAATTGGACTATGCTCAGTGGAAAGTTGAATTATCTAGAATTAATAAAAAAATGAATTACTTTATTTATGAGATAAATGATGTGAATGGAAATGAGTATAATGATTCTATAGGGGATATTTTATATTTTGAAGATGGAGAAGATTATATTAAGAATGATAAGTTAGACAGAGAAAAGTTCTCTAATGAGCAGTTATTTTATTAA
- the cas5b gene encoding type I-B CRISPR-associated protein Cas5b, with product MKVLKFKLSGNTAFFKNNEVNAYYYFTYGNIHKVALLGMLGAIMGYGGYQKQQNENAIYPEFYDRLKDLKIAIEPLTEVGQFAKKIHTFNNSVGYASDENGRNLIVKEQWLEEPAWNIYFLIDSEVGEELAEKIINRECVYIPYLGKNDHPANIEDVEIIENVEKVSDKNLIINSLFKYEERESYMIEDDDEEEEEDLKIIYRYTEYLPIGLDEKNNMYELAKFVFTNERIIKFNSQVFKAGEKNIVFY from the coding sequence ATGAAAGTACTAAAATTTAAACTTAGTGGTAACACAGCATTCTTCAAAAATAATGAAGTTAATGCGTATTATTACTTTACATACGGAAACATACATAAAGTTGCTCTTCTAGGAATGCTAGGAGCGATAATGGGCTATGGTGGATACCAAAAGCAACAAAATGAAAATGCAATCTACCCTGAATTTTATGATAGACTGAAAGATTTAAAAATAGCAATAGAGCCTTTAACAGAAGTAGGACAATTTGCTAAAAAAATTCATACATTTAATAACTCTGTAGGTTATGCATCAGATGAAAATGGTAGAAATCTTATAGTAAAAGAACAATGGTTAGAGGAACCAGCTTGGAATATATATTTTTTGATAGATTCTGAAGTTGGCGAAGAACTAGCAGAAAAAATTATAAATAGGGAATGTGTATACATTCCCTATCTTGGAAAAAATGATCATCCAGCAAATATAGAGGATGTAGAAATTATAGAAAATGTAGAAAAAGTAAGTGATAAAAATCTTATAATAAATAGTCTCTTTAAATATGAAGAACGGGAAAGTTATATGATTGAAGATGATGACGAAGAGGAGGAAGAGGATTTAAAAATAATTTATCGTTATACGGAGTACTTACCTATAGGTTTAGACGAAAAAAATAATATGTATGAGTTAGCTAAATTTGTATTTACTAATGAAAGAATTATTAAATTTAATTCACAAGTATTTAAAGCTGGTGAAAAAAATATAGTATTTTATTAA
- a CDS encoding type I CRISPR-associated protein Cas7, with the protein MAKLARRVYGVLGVSAINAMMNADFNGYPKSLANGTIYASDKSLKYPIKKTWQLEGKNVLYIKTMRMEAGKKGEVIIVPRALKEGFENIFGIEDLSKVKDVNEILKNLFSAIDVKNFGATFAEKGNNIAITGAVQIGQGMNKYESTSIEEQQILSPFRDPKAKPGKDDQDDEIAKNSTLGTKIMTDEAHYFFPFSINPNVYKEFEEMGVTEGYTEEDYLEFKRAALSAMTAFDTNSKSGCDNEFGLFIETDNKTYLPNLDKFIEFEKAEKNTIRVNIKDLISGIEDKINSMEIYYNPLTTNIETDLEGVKMFNIVTQKEV; encoded by the coding sequence ATGGCTAAGTTAGCGAGAAGAGTATATGGTGTGTTAGGAGTATCTGCAATAAATGCAATGATGAATGCAGATTTTAATGGATATCCAAAGAGTTTAGCAAATGGAACAATATATGCAAGTGATAAATCTTTAAAATATCCTATAAAAAAAACATGGCAGCTTGAAGGAAAAAATGTACTATATATAAAAACAATGAGAATGGAAGCAGGTAAAAAAGGAGAAGTAATAATAGTCCCAAGAGCATTAAAAGAAGGATTTGAAAATATATTTGGAATCGAAGATTTAAGTAAAGTTAAAGATGTTAATGAAATATTAAAGAATCTATTTAGTGCAATAGATGTTAAAAACTTTGGTGCTACATTTGCAGAAAAAGGAAATAATATAGCTATAACAGGAGCGGTTCAGATAGGACAAGGAATGAATAAATATGAATCTACTTCAATAGAAGAACAACAGATATTATCTCCATTTAGAGATCCTAAAGCAAAACCGGGAAAAGATGATCAGGATGATGAAATAGCAAAAAACTCAACACTAGGAACAAAAATAATGACAGATGAGGCACATTACTTCTTCCCATTCAGCATAAATCCTAATGTATATAAAGAATTTGAAGAAATGGGAGTAACAGAAGGATATACAGAAGAAGATTACCTAGAATTCAAAAGAGCTGCATTAAGTGCAATGACAGCCTTTGATACAAATTCAAAATCAGGATGTGATAATGAATTTGGACTATTTATAGAAACAGATAATAAAACATATTTACCAAACCTTGATAAATTTATAGAGTTTGAAAAAGCTGAAAAGAATACAATAAGAGTTAATATAAAAGATTTAATATCTGGAATAGAAGATAAAATAAATTCAATGGAAATATACTACAATCCGCTTACTACAAATATAGAAACAGATTTAGAAGGAGTAAAAATGTTTAACATTGTTACACAGAAAGAGGTGTAA
- the cas6 gene encoding CRISPR-associated endoribonuclease Cas6 yields MLKVYTLQEINRSDEKEKSGYFIDQTLLSDGYFKKFHESVGFKYYSFNTLYPFKNEKYEKGNVYELKIRTVDYNLANFLLENLPNTTTKELKGLEARARILEERPIEKLYSLSPIIVKTAQKKYWKECMNVEEYMERIKINLIKKYNSFFNTKIDENFELFTSIVIKNKCPIGFKYKGIKLPGDKIELTIAVNEQAQKLANFAQAVALGDLGPRGAGFVNAKYIK; encoded by the coding sequence TTGCTGAAGGTATATACTCTGCAAGAGATTAATCGCAGTGATGAGAAGGAGAAAAGTGGATATTTTATAGACCAAACTTTGTTGAGTGATGGCTACTTTAAAAAATTCCATGAATCAGTAGGTTTTAAATATTATTCCTTCAATACGTTATACCCTTTTAAAAATGAAAAGTATGAGAAAGGGAATGTTTATGAACTAAAAATAAGAACAGTAGACTATAATTTAGCTAATTTCTTATTAGAAAACTTACCCAATACTACAACAAAAGAATTAAAAGGATTAGAAGCAAGGGCAAGAATATTAGAAGAAAGGCCAATTGAAAAGCTCTACTCTCTTTCTCCAATAATAGTAAAAACTGCACAAAAGAAATATTGGAAAGAGTGTATGAATGTGGAGGAATATATGGAAAGAATAAAGATAAATCTTATAAAAAAATATAACTCTTTCTTCAATACTAAAATAGATGAGAATTTTGAACTGTTTACATCTATAGTAATCAAAAATAAATGTCCTATAGGATTTAAATACAAGGGGATAAAGTTACCAGGAGATAAAATAGAACTTACAATTGCAGTAAACGAACAGGCACAAAAATTAGCTAACTTTGCTCAAGCTGTAGCTTTAGGGGATCTTGGACCAAGAGGTGCTGGGTTCGTTAATGCGAAATATATAAAATAA
- a CDS encoding pyridoxal phosphate-dependent aminotransferase, whose product MKLATKLDTLTPSFTIGISSKVKEMKANGIDVLNLSIGEPDFTVPEKAKAYGKKSLDEDCTKYDLVPGLKILREEIVKKLKRENNCDYTIDEIVLSSGAKNSITNALLAVTNPGEEVLIPKPYWVSYPEMVKLTGAVPKFIDTKRENGFKLTKEELEAAITEKSKMLILTNPSNPTGNVYTKEELIDIVNVCIEKEIFILADEIYERICYVDGFTSVASLSEEAKDITITINGFAKSVAMTGLRLGYTASNKEVAKAMSSIQGHLVSHPCLTAQYIGYGALVECEEDIKHMVSVYKSRRDMLVERLDAIDHVSYIQPSGAFYMFIDLSEVAEKYDWKESFSIEFCEELLNKYHVAGVPGIAFGLDNYMRISYACNEETFMTAMDRLEEFVKAIFA is encoded by the coding sequence ATGAAACTAGCAACAAAATTAGACACACTAACACCGTCGTTTACTATAGGAATAAGTTCAAAAGTAAAAGAAATGAAAGCAAATGGAATAGACGTACTAAACCTAAGCATAGGTGAACCAGACTTCACAGTACCAGAAAAAGCAAAAGCATACGGAAAAAAATCATTAGATGAAGATTGCACTAAATACGATCTTGTTCCAGGGCTTAAAATACTTAGAGAAGAAATTGTAAAAAAATTAAAAAGAGAAAATAACTGTGATTATACAATAGATGAAATAGTATTATCTAGTGGTGCAAAAAACTCTATAACTAACGCACTTCTTGCAGTAACTAACCCAGGAGAAGAAGTTCTTATACCTAAACCATATTGGGTAAGTTATCCAGAAATGGTTAAACTTACTGGTGCAGTTCCAAAATTCATAGATACAAAAAGAGAAAACGGATTTAAACTAACTAAAGAAGAATTAGAAGCTGCTATAACTGAAAAATCAAAAATGCTTATCCTTACTAACCCTTCTAACCCAACAGGAAACGTATATACAAAAGAAGAGTTAATAGACATAGTTAACGTATGTATTGAAAAAGAAATATTCATACTAGCTGACGAAATATATGAAAGAATTTGCTATGTTGATGGATTTACTTCTGTAGCATCTCTTTCTGAAGAAGCAAAAGACATAACAATAACTATAAATGGATTTGCAAAGTCAGTTGCTATGACAGGTCTTAGACTTGGATATACTGCATCTAACAAAGAAGTTGCAAAAGCTATGAGCTCTATACAGGGACATTTAGTTTCTCATCCTTGTTTAACTGCTCAGTATATAGGATATGGAGCATTAGTTGAATGCGAAGAAGATATAAAACATATGGTAAGTGTTTACAAATCAAGAAGAGATATGCTTGTTGAAAGACTTGACGCTATAGACCATGTTTCATACATACAGCCATCTGGAGCATTCTATATGTTTATAGATTTAAGTGAAGTTGCAGAAAAATACGATTGGAAAGAAAGTTTCTCAATAGAATTCTGTGAAGAGCTTCTTAACAAATATCATGTAGCTGGAGTTCCTGGTATAGCCTTTGGATTAGACAATTATATGCGTATATCTTATGCTTGTAATGAAGAAACTTTCATGACTGCAATGGATAGATTAGAAGAATTTGTAAAAGCTATATTTGCTTAA
- a CDS encoding nucleoside hydrolase yields MKKVIYDCDNTMGLDNRDIDDGLALVYLVENKNMELLGVCTTYANDSLEYVHKQTLELVEDLGINLKVYKGRGKFEMNDYTGFGYKRFEDDGNFESNEAAKFIVEMANKYPNEIDLLATGSMQNLYDAYMIDNEIGEKLSSVVLMGGITGDLYFGDKIMKELNFSVCPKGAEVAIKKYKNVSILTGNRCMDVEFGTNELDKVKALGSNIKNEFIIQKIEKWMREFKEKYNYDSIVLWDVIAAIYLMNPDMFRDDFMSVVSTEEDLFEGRLVEGESAARINIPVVLDDKKVNDEMIKVVFER; encoded by the coding sequence ATGAAAAAAGTTATTTACGATTGCGACAATACTATGGGCTTAGATAATAGAGATATAGATGACGGTTTAGCTCTAGTTTACTTAGTCGAAAATAAGAATATGGAACTTCTTGGTGTTTGCACAACTTATGCCAATGATTCTTTAGAATACGTTCATAAACAGACATTAGAGCTTGTAGAAGACCTAGGTATAAACTTAAAGGTCTACAAAGGTAGAGGAAAATTTGAAATGAATGATTATACAGGATTTGGATATAAAAGATTTGAAGACGACGGAAACTTTGAATCAAATGAAGCAGCAAAATTCATAGTAGAAATGGCGAACAAATATCCAAATGAAATAGATTTATTGGCAACTGGATCTATGCAGAATCTTTATGATGCCTATATGATAGATAATGAAATAGGAGAAAAATTAAGCTCTGTAGTGCTTATGGGTGGAATAACAGGAGATTTATACTTTGGAGATAAGATAATGAAAGAGCTGAATTTCTCTGTATGCCCTAAGGGAGCAGAAGTAGCTATTAAAAAATATAAAAATGTGTCTATACTAACTGGAAATAGATGTATGGATGTAGAGTTTGGAACTAATGAGCTAGATAAGGTTAAAGCTTTAGGAAGTAATATAAAAAATGAGTTCATAATTCAGAAGATTGAAAAGTGGATGAGAGAGTTTAAAGAAAAATACAACTACGATTCTATAGTACTTTGGGACGTTATTGCTGCAATTTACTTAATGAATCCTGATATGTTTAGGGATGATTTTATGAGTGTTGTTTCTACAGAGGAAGATTTGTTTGAGGGAAGACTTGTAGAAGGAGAGAGTGCAGCGAGAATAAATATTCCAGTGGTTTTAGATGATAAGAAGGTAAATGACGAAATGATAAAAGTTGTATTTGAAAGATAA